The genomic stretch TACTCACTTTGTCAAAGGCTTGAATTATCCGGACGATCGCCTCACGTCGCTGCTGGTGCCGCTGCAAACAATTCGCCAGGGCGGAGAACTGCCCCCTTCTCAACAGGCTGCGGTTGAGTCGATCGTCCATTTGCTGCAACCCTCCTGGGGGACATTGCCAGTAATTCAGCTCGTTGGCACAGACAGTCTCAGCAAGCAGCAGGTTGCCCAGCAGGTCGCGATGGATCTGGGGCTGTATCTCTATCGATTGCCGATCGCTCTATTGCCCGCAGGCGATGTGGACACCCTGGCACGACTCTGGCAGCGGGAAAGTCTGCTGCTGCCGATCGCCCTCTATCTGGATGCTCACGACAGCGACGCCAGCCTGATTGCAGGACCGGGAAGTTTGCTGCACCGCTTTCTCAGCCGCAGTGCCAGCTGGTGTTTCCTCAGCCTGAGCGAGCCACAGCCGATCGAACAGAGCTATCCGATCGAAATTGCCAGACCGCGATAGGACTCCATCCGCTGTAGCAGATAGTTGATTTCAATATTGGCATAGCGATCGTGGGAATCTTTAACTTCGCTGCGTTTGCCAAACAGCGCATCGGCTTCGTCAAACAGCAAAATTGCGCCACCTGCCTCCGCTGCATCAAATAATCGCCGCAGATTCTTCTCGGTTTCACCGATATATTTGCTGACAACCGCCGACAGATCGATCCGGTAAAGGTGCAGCTGCAAATCATTGGCAATCACTTCGGCTGCCATCGTTTTTCCCGTGCCGCTTTCCCCGGCAAATAAGGCATTAATGCCTTATTTGCCGGGGAAAGCGGCACGGGAAAAACGATGGCAGCCGAAGTGATTGCCAATGATTTGCAGCTGCACCTTTACCGGATCGATCTGTCGGCGGTTGTCAGCAAATATATCGGTGAAACCGAGAAGAATCTGCGGCGATTATTTGATGCAGCGGAGGCAGGTGGCGCAATTTTGCTGTTTGACGAAGCCGATGCGCTGTTTGGCAAACGCAGCGAAGTTAAAGATTCCCACGATCGCTATGCCAATATTGAAATCAACTATCTGCTACAGCGGATGGAGTCCTATCGCGGTCTGGCAATTCTGGCAACGAACCTGAAGAACGCCCTGGATACTGCTTTTCTGCGGCGGCTGCGG from Leptolyngbya ohadii IS1 encodes the following:
- a CDS encoding AAA family ATPase; this translates as MAAEVIANDLQLHLYRIDLSAVVSKYIGETEKNLRRLFDAAEAGGAILLFDEADALFGKRSEVKDSHDRYANIEINYLLQRMESYRGLAISIG
- a CDS encoding ATP-binding protein, with translation MNALFAGESGTGKTMAAEVIANDLQLHLYRIDLSAVVSKYIGETEKNLRRLFDAAEAGGAILLFDEADALFGKRSEVKDSHDRYANIEINYLLQRMESYRGLAILATNLKNALDTAFLRRLRFIVDFPFPGLRERLRLWQNAFPPQTPIESLDYDRLANLNLSGGNIHTVAINAAFLAAQAGTPVTLPLVLAAARTEYRKLDRPINESEFLP